In the Acidobacteriota bacterium genome, one interval contains:
- the murJ gene encoding murein biosynthesis integral membrane protein MurJ translates to MSTRLARSAGLISIATMTSRLLGVARETVLAALFGAGREMDAFNVAFRVPNLLRDLFAEGAMTAAFVPAFTRNLTHGGRDEAWRLGNLVINALLAVTGVIVVLGIIFAAPITHAIAGDFGEVPGKLELTTLLTRIMLPFLTTIAVAAAFMGMLNSLHRFFIPAMSPAMFNVATIFCAFALVPVMPALGLPPIAAIAVGTLLGGLGQIALQWPALRKEGFRYHPIVNFRDPDLREVLRLMGPGTLGLAAVQINVFVNTYLAATQEQGAVSWLSYAFRLMYLPIGLFGVSIATAALPDISRHAAVKDTASMRQTISTALRMMLMLNVPATIGLMALADPIVSLLLERGRFTEADTAATAAALIFYAPGLIGYSAVKIASPTFYSLRDSRTPVTISVISVLANLSINLALVRVMGYRGLALGTSLAAMFNAGALLWLLRRRLGGLEGRRIATASAKILIASAAMGLAAHATAAWFDGVWPAASLAAKLVQVFGAIAAAVAVLMAAARLLRIQEFEGAIARVLRRISG, encoded by the coding sequence ATGAGCACCCGCCTCGCCCGGTCAGCCGGGCTCATCAGCATCGCCACGATGACCAGCCGACTGCTGGGCGTCGCGCGCGAGACCGTCCTCGCGGCCTTGTTCGGCGCCGGCCGCGAGATGGACGCGTTCAACGTCGCGTTTCGCGTGCCCAACCTGCTTCGCGACCTCTTCGCGGAAGGGGCCATGACGGCGGCGTTCGTCCCCGCGTTCACGCGGAACCTCACCCACGGCGGCCGCGACGAGGCGTGGCGGCTGGGCAACCTTGTCATAAACGCACTCCTGGCGGTCACCGGCGTGATCGTCGTGCTCGGGATCATCTTCGCCGCCCCGATCACGCATGCCATCGCCGGAGACTTTGGAGAGGTGCCGGGCAAGCTCGAACTCACGACGCTGCTGACGCGCATCATGCTGCCCTTCCTGACGACGATCGCGGTGGCGGCCGCGTTCATGGGCATGCTGAACTCGCTCCACCGGTTCTTCATCCCGGCGATGTCGCCCGCGATGTTCAACGTCGCGACGATTTTCTGCGCGTTCGCGCTCGTTCCCGTGATGCCGGCGCTGGGGCTGCCGCCGATCGCCGCGATTGCCGTCGGCACACTGCTCGGCGGGCTCGGACAAATCGCGCTGCAGTGGCCGGCGCTGCGGAAGGAGGGCTTCCGGTATCACCCGATCGTCAATTTTCGGGATCCCGATCTGCGCGAGGTGCTGCGCCTGATGGGTCCCGGCACGCTCGGCCTCGCGGCGGTGCAAATCAACGTGTTCGTGAACACCTACCTTGCCGCAACACAGGAGCAGGGGGCCGTTTCCTGGCTCAGTTACGCCTTCCGCCTGATGTACTTGCCGATCGGGCTCTTCGGGGTGTCGATTGCGACGGCGGCGCTGCCTGACATCTCGCGACACGCGGCCGTGAAGGACACCGCGTCCATGCGGCAGACCATCTCCACGGCGCTCAGGATGATGCTGATGCTGAACGTGCCGGCGACGATCGGGCTGATGGCGCTTGCCGATCCCATCGTGTCGCTGCTGCTCGAGCGCGGCCGGTTCACCGAAGCCGATACGGCGGCGACGGCGGCGGCGCTGATCTTCTACGCACCCGGGCTGATCGGCTACTCGGCCGTGAAGATCGCCTCGCCGACCTTTTACTCGCTGCGCGACAGCCGCACGCCAGTCACGATCAGCGTCATCTCCGTCCTCGCGAACCTGTCGATCAACCTGGCGCTGGTGCGCGTCATGGGCTACCGCGGTCTCGCGCTCGGCACCTCGCTGGCCGCGATGTTCAACGCCGGGGCGCTGCTCTGGCTGCTGCGGCGCCGCCTTGGCGGCCTCGAAGGGCGCCGCATCGCGACGGCATCCGCCAAGATCCTGATCGCCTCGGCGGCCATGGGTCTTGCCGCGCATGCCACGGCCGCGTGGTTCGACGGGGTCTGGCCCGCCGCGTCGTTGGCCGCCAAGCTTGTCCAGGTCTTCGGCGCGATCGCCGCGGCGGTGGCCGTGCTGATGGCGGCTGCGCGGCTCCTCCGCATCCAGGAATTCGAGGGCGCGATCGCGCGCGTGCTCAGGCGGATCTCCGGATGA
- a CDS encoding DegT/DnrJ/EryC1/StrS family aminotransferase, giving the protein MTATGIPFLQLRPGEDADEVRAAIARVLDRGWFVLGPELDAFEHEFAEACGNAHAAGVGTGTDAIALALRALGIGPGDEVITPPLSAAYSALAVMMAGARPVFADIDPERLTLDPRAAAAAVTPRTAALLPVHLYGQPADMPALMDVARRHDLAVVEDCCQAHLATANGIPVGTFGAAAAFSFYPTKNLGALGDAGAVTTSDAALAERIRRLRNGGQTDRYRHQEPGVNTRLDEIQAAILRVRLRFLPKWTRERRALAAAYRAGLAAARHVRVPRECDRGHVYHLFVVLAADREPLRAHLQSRGIETLIHYPVPIPRQPAMASVEPAECPRADEVCGSILSLPLHPSLAPDAVNQVCAAVRAFGG; this is encoded by the coding sequence ATGACGGCGACCGGCATCCCCTTCCTCCAACTGCGACCCGGCGAAGACGCCGACGAGGTGCGCGCCGCCATCGCGCGCGTGCTCGACCGCGGCTGGTTCGTGCTCGGCCCGGAGCTCGATGCCTTCGAGCACGAATTCGCGGAGGCCTGCGGCAACGCGCACGCGGCGGGCGTCGGCACCGGCACGGACGCGATCGCCCTTGCGCTGCGCGCGCTCGGCATCGGGCCGGGCGACGAGGTGATCACGCCGCCTCTCTCCGCCGCCTATTCCGCCCTCGCCGTCATGATGGCCGGCGCGCGCCCGGTCTTTGCCGACATCGACCCGGAGCGCCTGACGCTCGATCCTCGCGCGGCCGCGGCGGCCGTCACGCCCCGCACGGCGGCGCTGCTGCCCGTCCACCTGTACGGGCAGCCGGCGGACATGCCCGCACTGATGGACGTGGCGCGGCGACACGACCTCGCGGTCGTCGAGGACTGCTGCCAGGCGCACCTGGCGACGGCGAACGGCATCCCCGTGGGCACGTTCGGCGCCGCCGCCGCCTTCAGCTTTTACCCGACGAAGAATCTCGGCGCCCTGGGCGACGCCGGCGCGGTCACGACATCGGACGCCGCTCTGGCCGAACGCATCCGGCGCCTCCGCAACGGCGGGCAGACCGATCGCTATCGTCACCAGGAACCGGGCGTGAACACACGGCTCGACGAGATCCAGGCGGCGATCCTCCGCGTGCGGTTGCGCTTCCTGCCGAAGTGGACGCGCGAGCGCCGGGCGCTCGCCGCCGCCTATCGCGCGGGGCTCGCGGCAGCGCGCCACGTGAGGGTGCCGCGCGAGTGCGATCGCGGGCACGTCTATCACCTGTTCGTCGTGCTCGCGGCCGACCGCGAGCCGCTGCGCGCACACCTGCAGTCGCGCGGCATCGAGACGCTCATCCACTATCCGGTTCCGATCCCGCGCCAGCCGGCGATGGCGTCGGTCGAACCGGCCGAGTGCCCTCGCGCCGACGAGGTCTGCGGCTCGATCCTCTCGCTCCCGCTCCACCCGTCGCTCGCGCCGGACGCGGTTAACCAGGTCTGCGCGGCCGTCCGCGCCTTTGGAGGCTGA
- a CDS encoding GNAT family N-acetyltransferase, producing the protein MAEIDRFRRDDRRATDALYRRVFGADAADAQHLRWDWEFARNPNTPAEGPLIWVAREGPALVGQWAAIPVRLVVSGQEVLAGWGTDVMVAPERQRQGLGEAMLRTWDRHVGAALGLNPSEASYQLFRKLAWPDVGMVPCLVKPLTRRAVRLPRWPVPLNRLLSAVTWPFVQIIARTRPLRAQTRIVHRFDDSATALWSRVASRFDLAVRRDATYLNWRYGSTPHVRYSAALLEREGRLDGWAVFRHVHEPLGRVTLLVDLLADPDDDEGIAALLRRVDREARAADSDKIRAFMMHAAFRKVLKRSGYFQVKSWLRLIAKINAVPVPANFYRHTDRWHVTLGDSDVDRGTFELEFDEH; encoded by the coding sequence ATGGCGGAAATCGACCGCTTCCGTCGCGACGATCGACGCGCGACCGACGCGCTGTATCGGCGCGTGTTCGGCGCCGACGCCGCCGACGCGCAGCACCTCCGATGGGACTGGGAATTCGCGCGGAATCCGAACACCCCCGCTGAAGGCCCGCTCATCTGGGTCGCCCGAGAAGGACCTGCGCTCGTTGGACAGTGGGCCGCGATTCCGGTGCGGCTTGTCGTCTCCGGGCAGGAGGTTCTCGCCGGGTGGGGCACCGACGTCATGGTGGCACCCGAACGCCAGCGGCAGGGCCTTGGCGAAGCGATGCTGCGCACGTGGGACCGCCACGTCGGTGCCGCGCTCGGGCTGAACCCGTCCGAGGCTTCCTATCAATTGTTCCGCAAGCTCGCCTGGCCGGACGTCGGGATGGTGCCCTGCCTCGTGAAGCCGCTCACCCGGCGGGCGGTGCGGCTGCCGCGGTGGCCGGTGCCGCTCAACCGCCTGCTCTCGGCCGTCACCTGGCCGTTCGTGCAGATCATCGCGCGCACGCGCCCGCTCCGCGCGCAGACGCGGATCGTGCATCGCTTCGACGATTCGGCGACGGCATTGTGGAGCCGCGTGGCATCCCGCTTTGACCTCGCGGTCCGGCGCGACGCGACCTATTTGAACTGGCGGTACGGCTCCACGCCGCACGTGCGCTACAGCGCCGCCCTGCTCGAGCGTGAAGGGCGCCTGGACGGCTGGGCGGTCTTCCGCCACGTCCACGAACCGCTCGGCCGCGTAACACTGCTCGTGGACCTGCTCGCCGATCCGGACGACGACGAGGGGATCGCAGCGCTGCTCCGCCGCGTGGATCGCGAGGCGCGCGCGGCGGATTCCGACAAGATCCGCGCCTTCATGATGCACGCGGCATTCCGCAAGGTGTTGAAGCGCTCGGGCTACTTCCAGGTGAAGTCCTGGCTTCGGCTGATTGCGAAGATCAACGCGGTGCCCGTCCCGGCAAACTTCTACAGGCACACCGACCGCTGGCACGTGACCCTCGGTGACAGCGACGTCGACCGCGGTACATTCGAGCTGGAATTCGACGAACATTGA
- a CDS encoding GatB/YqeY domain-containing protein, translated as MTLTEQVNADLASAMRAKEPSRLVALRMLKTALTNKSIEKGRDLDDHEGLQVIGTLIKQRRDSIEQFEKGGRKDLAAKEAAEIAVLEGYLPPPVSEAELADAVEAAVAETGASSPKDMGTVMKAVMAKLAGRTADGRTVSDMVKRRLG; from the coding sequence ATGACACTGACCGAACAAGTGAACGCAGACCTCGCGAGCGCGATGCGCGCGAAGGAGCCGAGCCGCCTGGTGGCCCTCCGCATGCTCAAGACGGCCTTGACGAACAAGAGCATTGAGAAGGGACGCGACCTGGACGACCACGAGGGGCTCCAGGTGATCGGGACGCTCATCAAGCAGCGCCGCGACTCAATCGAGCAGTTCGAAAAGGGAGGGCGCAAGGACCTCGCCGCGAAGGAAGCGGCGGAAATCGCGGTGCTGGAGGGCTACCTGCCGCCGCCGGTCAGCGAGGCGGAGCTGGCCGATGCCGTCGAGGCCGCCGTGGCCGAGACCGGCGCGTCCTCGCCGAAGGACATGGGGACGGTGATGAAAGCGGTGATGGCGAAACTCGCCGGCCGCACGGCCGACGGCCGCACCGTCAGCGACATGGTGAAGCGGCGCCTCGGCTGA
- a CDS encoding LemA family protein, with protein MGFLVLLAIVAVVLFWGIGIYNRLVRLKNQVANGWRQIDVQLKRRHDLIPNLVNTVKGAMEFERDTLTRVMEARAKAVSAATPAAAGRAEGELTQALGRLFAVAESYPALKANENVKMLQEELASTENKIGFARQFYNDVATAYNTARETFPSNIVASSMNFTAAELFELADEAERAVPAVDLSMK; from the coding sequence ATGGGATTCCTCGTGCTCCTCGCGATTGTCGCCGTCGTTTTGTTCTGGGGGATCGGGATCTACAACCGCCTCGTCCGCCTCAAGAACCAGGTCGCCAACGGCTGGCGGCAGATCGACGTGCAGTTGAAGCGCCGGCACGACCTGATTCCGAACCTCGTGAACACCGTCAAGGGGGCGATGGAGTTCGAGCGGGACACCCTCACTCGCGTCATGGAGGCACGCGCGAAGGCGGTGTCGGCCGCCACGCCGGCGGCCGCGGGACGCGCCGAGGGAGAGCTGACGCAGGCCCTGGGGCGCCTGTTCGCCGTCGCCGAGAGCTATCCCGCGCTGAAGGCCAACGAGAACGTGAAGATGCTCCAGGAGGAGCTGGCATCCACGGAGAACAAGATCGGATTCGCCCGGCAGTTCTACAACGATGTGGCGACGGCCTACAACACGGCGCGCGAGACGTTCCCCTCGAACATCGTCGCGTCGAGCATGAACTTCACGGCGGCGGAGCTCTTCGAGCTGGCTGACGAGGCCGAGCGCGCCGTGCCGGCCGTCGACCTGTCGATGAAATGA
- a CDS encoding SDR family oxidoreductase, translating into METGLKGRVALVCAASEGLGRAAADSLAAEGCRLAICSRREPAIEQAAGEIRRERGVEVLAVAADLRDAADISRLVSKTVEAFGGLDVLVTNVGGPKPGLFDTLADSDWYDAVDLLLMSAVRLSREAIPHMKARGGGRIVHITSVAVKQPVAGLMLSNAVRAAVIGFAKTLSRELARDNITVNCVAPGYTRTARITRLNEAAAAREGQPVAAIEQKLVSQIPMGRLGEPRELADLIAFLASDRAGYMTGSVIQVDGGAVAGIL; encoded by the coding sequence GTGGAGACAGGATTGAAAGGCAGGGTTGCCCTCGTGTGCGCGGCGAGCGAGGGGCTCGGGCGCGCGGCCGCCGACTCGCTCGCGGCCGAAGGGTGCCGGCTGGCCATCTGTTCGCGCCGCGAGCCGGCGATCGAGCAGGCGGCCGGCGAGATCCGCCGCGAACGCGGCGTCGAGGTGCTCGCCGTGGCGGCCGATCTCAGGGACGCGGCGGACATCTCGCGCCTGGTCTCGAAGACCGTGGAGGCCTTCGGCGGCCTCGACGTGCTGGTCACCAACGTGGGCGGCCCGAAACCCGGATTGTTCGACACGCTCGCAGACAGCGACTGGTACGATGCGGTGGACCTGCTGCTGATGAGCGCGGTGCGGCTCTCGCGCGAAGCCATACCGCACATGAAGGCCCGCGGCGGCGGGCGGATCGTGCACATCACGTCCGTGGCCGTGAAGCAGCCGGTCGCCGGCCTGATGCTCTCGAACGCCGTGCGCGCGGCGGTGATTGGTTTTGCGAAGACCTTGTCGCGCGAGCTGGCGCGAGACAACATCACCGTCAACTGCGTCGCACCCGGCTACACGCGGACCGCGCGCATCACCCGCCTCAACGAGGCCGCGGCCGCCCGCGAGGGGCAACCGGTCGCGGCGATCGAACAGAAGCTCGTGTCGCAGATTCCGATGGGACGGCTCGGCGAGCCGCGCGAGCTGGCGGATCTCATCGCGTTCCTCGCGTCCGATCGGGCCGGCTACATGACCGGCAGCGTGATCCAGGTGGATGGCGGCGCCGTCGCCGGCATTCTTTAG
- a CDS encoding MFS transporter, giving the protein MIPRLHSTVLRMASAHMMVDGFGNIYAPLLPLLIPKLGLSLAMAGTFAMLFQLSASVAQLGFGHIADRWRPRVLLIAGPFLAVGVLSFVGVATSRLMLGAVLMVGGLGTAAFHPPAAALAHRLGGRQSGLAMSVYITGGSIGLSLGPLVFAPFVQRFGTTWTPLLALPALVVVAAFATRVPTFELNSGRSGGGLRSLRPYAKPLSLLYTIVVLRTLTSLAMATFVPVLLTRRGLPVGAAGSIVAAYLFASGLGGFIGGPLADRFGARRVIILSLLLSVPFLLAAPALHGGAFIAVLAIGGFFLQSTLPVNVTFGQAIAPVSAATVSSLMMGFAWGTGGLTVPLVGMLADRIGIERTLTILGCVPLLAAATASPLPRELSPADSDKAVSVPLVQ; this is encoded by the coding sequence ATGATCCCTCGCCTCCATTCAACCGTGCTTCGGATGGCCAGCGCGCACATGATGGTCGATGGCTTCGGCAACATCTACGCGCCGTTGCTGCCGCTGCTCATCCCCAAACTGGGCTTGTCGCTCGCGATGGCGGGCACGTTTGCCATGTTGTTCCAGCTGTCAGCGTCGGTCGCGCAGCTGGGCTTCGGGCACATCGCGGACCGCTGGAGGCCGCGCGTCCTGCTGATCGCCGGCCCGTTTCTCGCCGTCGGCGTGCTCAGCTTCGTCGGCGTCGCGACGTCACGACTGATGCTCGGCGCCGTCCTGATGGTCGGAGGGCTCGGCACGGCGGCCTTCCACCCGCCCGCCGCCGCGCTGGCGCACCGGCTCGGCGGCCGGCAAAGCGGGCTGGCCATGTCGGTCTACATCACGGGCGGGTCGATCGGCCTCTCGCTCGGGCCGCTCGTGTTCGCCCCATTCGTTCAGCGGTTCGGCACGACCTGGACGCCGCTGCTGGCGCTGCCCGCACTGGTGGTCGTCGCCGCGTTCGCCACGCGCGTGCCCACCTTCGAGTTGAACTCAGGGCGATCGGGCGGCGGACTGCGTTCGCTGCGGCCCTACGCGAAACCGCTGTCGCTGCTGTACACCATCGTCGTGCTTCGCACGCTCACCTCGCTCGCGATGGCGACCTTCGTGCCCGTGCTGCTGACACGGCGCGGCCTGCCGGTCGGCGCGGCGGGATCGATCGTCGCGGCGTATCTCTTCGCGAGCGGCCTGGGCGGCTTCATCGGCGGCCCGCTGGCGGACCGATTCGGCGCGCGGCGCGTGATTATCCTGTCACTCCTGTTGTCGGTGCCGTTCCTCCTGGCCGCACCGGCGCTGCACGGGGGCGCGTTCATCGCCGTGCTGGCCATCGGAGGGTTCTTCCTGCAGTCCACGCTGCCGGTGAACGTCACGTTCGGCCAGGCCATCGCGCCCGTGAGCGCGGCAACCGTGTCGTCGCTGATGATGGGCTTTGCCTGGGGAACCGGCGGCCTCACCGTGCCGCTGGTAGGAATGCTGGCGGACCGTATTGGAATTGAACGGACGCTGACGATCCTCGGCTGCGTGCCGCTGCTCGCTGCGGCCACGGCTTCACCCCTTCCGCGCGAGCTTTCGCCCGCCGACTCGGACAAGGCCGTTTCGGTACCTCTCGTGCAGTAG
- a CDS encoding rhomboid family intramembrane serine protease, which produces MARVPRPYGVSYSFGPGPVTPAVKALLVANILMFVLQLAAPALTLLLGLRPQSVVEHGWVWQPLTYMFLHGNFTHILFNMLGVWMFGVELERLWGTTFFVRYFFVTGVGAAATSLIVSLLPLPFANEVYVATTVGASGALYGLLLAYGYYYPDRPILMFLLFPVPAKYFVMIIGAISFLSATGGGSTTAHSTHLGGLLVGYLYLRSGRGGLMAELKYRWVKWKMNRLRRRFDVHPGGRGGDARWDRTIH; this is translated from the coding sequence ATGGCCCGAGTTCCTCGTCCGTACGGCGTTTCGTACTCCTTTGGTCCCGGCCCGGTCACCCCGGCGGTGAAGGCGCTGCTGGTCGCGAACATCCTCATGTTCGTGCTGCAGCTGGCGGCCCCCGCGCTGACGCTCCTGCTCGGCCTCCGACCGCAGTCCGTGGTCGAGCACGGATGGGTGTGGCAGCCGCTGACCTACATGTTCCTCCACGGGAACTTCACGCACATCCTGTTCAACATGCTTGGTGTGTGGATGTTCGGCGTGGAGCTCGAGCGGCTGTGGGGAACGACCTTCTTCGTCCGCTATTTCTTCGTCACGGGCGTCGGCGCGGCCGCCACGTCCCTCATCGTCTCGCTGCTGCCGCTGCCCTTCGCGAACGAGGTCTACGTTGCAACGACGGTGGGGGCTTCAGGCGCGCTGTACGGCCTCCTGCTCGCGTACGGCTACTACTATCCGGATCGCCCGATCCTGATGTTCCTGCTGTTCCCGGTACCCGCCAAGTACTTCGTGATGATCATCGGCGCGATCTCGTTCCTCTCGGCCACCGGCGGCGGCAGCACGACGGCGCACTCCACGCACCTGGGCGGGCTGCTCGTCGGATATCTCTACCTTCGAAGCGGGCGCGGCGGACTCATGGCGGAGCTGAAGTACCGGTGGGTGAAGTGGAAGATGAATCGTCTGCGCCGCAGGTTCGACGTTCACCCGGGCGGACGCGGTGGCGACGCCCGCTGGGACCGCACGATTCACTGA
- a CDS encoding GDP-mannose 4,6-dehydratase, with product MRALITGGAGFVGSHLAERLLADGHEVFVLDNLSTGSMDNIVHLKDHRKFHYTIDDVTNEGVLAELIDQADVVFHLAAAVGVKLIVEAPVHTIETNVHGTEVVLKHANKKKKLVVIASTSEVYGKSADVPFREDADLVMGPTLKHRWAYACSKAIDEFLALAYWKEKKLPVIVVRLFNTVGPRQTGQYGMVIPNFVRQAMAGQPITVFGDGTQSRSFTYVGDVVDALLKLVQEPRSVGEVFNIGNPGEISMNDLAEKIRKMVGSASPISLVPYDQAYEKGFEDMPRRVPDISKIQALVGFKPTVQLDEILERVIDHFRKT from the coding sequence ATGCGTGCGTTGATTACCGGCGGTGCCGGTTTCGTGGGCTCCCACCTCGCCGAACGGCTTCTCGCCGACGGGCACGAGGTGTTCGTGCTCGACAATCTGTCCACCGGCTCGATGGACAATATCGTCCACCTGAAGGACCATCGGAAGTTCCACTACACCATCGACGACGTGACCAACGAGGGGGTGCTGGCGGAACTGATCGATCAGGCCGACGTCGTGTTCCACCTGGCTGCGGCCGTCGGCGTGAAGCTGATCGTCGAGGCGCCCGTACACACGATCGAAACCAACGTGCACGGCACCGAGGTCGTTCTGAAGCACGCGAACAAGAAGAAGAAGCTGGTGGTGATCGCCTCCACCTCCGAGGTCTACGGCAAGAGCGCCGATGTGCCGTTCCGCGAGGACGCCGACCTGGTGATGGGCCCAACGCTGAAGCACCGTTGGGCGTACGCGTGCAGCAAGGCGATCGACGAGTTCCTGGCGCTGGCGTACTGGAAGGAAAAGAAGCTGCCCGTCATCGTGGTGCGGCTGTTCAACACCGTCGGCCCGAGGCAGACCGGGCAGTACGGGATGGTCATCCCGAACTTCGTGCGCCAGGCGATGGCCGGCCAACCGATCACGGTTTTCGGCGATGGCACGCAGTCACGCAGCTTCACCTACGTGGGCGACGTCGTCGACGCGCTGCTGAAGCTGGTGCAGGAACCGCGCTCGGTCGGCGAGGTCTTCAACATCGGCAACCCGGGCGAAATCTCGATGAACGATCTCGCCGAGAAGATTAGGAAAATGGTCGGCAGCGCGTCGCCGATTTCGCTCGTCCCCTACGACCAGGCCTACGAGAAGGGCTTCGAGGACATGCCGCGCCGGGTGCCGGACATCTCGAAGATCCAGGCGCTGGTCGGCTTCAAGCCCACCGTTCAGCTGGATGAAATCCTCGAGCGGGTGATCGACCACTTTCGGAAAACGTAA
- a CDS encoding NAD-dependent epimerase/dehydratase family protein, protein MSDHRAFYRGRPVMITGGLGFIGSNLARALVGLGADVLLVDSLIPDYGGNLFNIDGIAERVRVNVADIRQQSTMDYLVRGCDVIFNLAGQVSHIDSMRDPHTDLDINCRSQLTILEACRRNNPGVKVVYAGTRQVYGKPERLPVDERQLVRPTDINGVNKVAGEYYHLVYNTVFGIRACSLRLTNVYGPRQLVKHNRQGFIGWFIRLAVEGREIQVYGDGSQVRDFVFVDDVADAFLRAGATDAVNGEVFNVGGSEPTTHRDLVRLLIDVAGSGSARFVEWPRDKKAIDIGSFYADSSRFMALTGWAPRVPLREGLRQAVAFYREHLDKYLDAPAGAPAPLA, encoded by the coding sequence ATGAGCGACCATCGCGCCTTCTACCGCGGCCGGCCGGTGATGATTACCGGCGGCCTCGGGTTCATCGGGAGCAATCTGGCCCGCGCGCTGGTCGGCCTGGGCGCGGACGTGCTCCTCGTCGATTCGCTCATTCCCGACTACGGCGGCAATCTCTTCAACATCGACGGCATCGCGGAGCGCGTGCGCGTCAACGTCGCAGACATCCGCCAGCAGTCCACGATGGACTACCTGGTGCGCGGCTGCGATGTAATCTTCAACCTTGCCGGACAGGTCAGCCACATCGACAGCATGCGGGATCCGCACACGGACCTCGACATCAACTGCCGAAGCCAGCTGACGATCCTCGAGGCGTGCCGCCGCAACAATCCCGGGGTGAAGGTCGTGTACGCCGGGACCCGGCAGGTGTACGGAAAGCCCGAGCGCCTGCCGGTGGACGAGCGGCAGCTCGTCCGGCCGACCGACATCAACGGTGTCAACAAGGTGGCGGGCGAGTACTACCACCTCGTGTACAACACCGTCTTCGGGATCCGCGCCTGCTCGCTGCGGCTCACCAATGTCTACGGTCCCCGTCAGCTCGTGAAGCACAATCGCCAGGGCTTCATCGGCTGGTTCATCCGGCTCGCGGTTGAAGGACGCGAGATCCAGGTGTACGGCGACGGATCCCAGGTGCGCGATTTCGTATTCGTCGACGATGTGGCCGACGCGTTCCTGCGGGCTGGCGCCACGGATGCGGTGAACGGCGAGGTGTTCAACGTCGGCGGCAGCGAGCCGACCACGCATCGCGACCTCGTGCGGCTGCTCATCGATGTGGCGGGCAGCGGATCCGCCAGGTTCGTGGAGTGGCCCAGGGACAAGAAGGCGATCGACATCGGCAGCTTCTACGCCGACTCGTCGCGGTTCATGGCGCTGACCGGCTGGGCGCCGCGCGTCCCGCTTCGCGAAGGACTGCGACAGGCGGTCGCGTTCTACCGCGAGCACCTGGACAAGTACCTGGACGCTCCGGCGGGCGCACCGGCACCGCTCGCATGA
- a CDS encoding M48 family metalloprotease: protein MNLFDQQKSNRRKTWFIMAVFVGFLLLLGAGFDLFVLGQNGVPIPFGALAALGVGGASAWTGYLHGDRAVLLSSGAVPIEQAAAALEWPDGPLKLKQYENIVEEMAIASGLPKPAVYVIPDPDPNAFATGRDPEHASLAVTRGLLDMLNREQLQGVVGHEMSHVRNYDIRLMTIIAALVGAIALIADWTGRAMRHGFGGGGGRRGGKGKGNAAGLVLLAIWIVALLVAPFVSRLLALSVSRRREYLADASSAELTRNPVALAEALQKIEYAAGPTKAIKQGSAHLCIADPLGRAVTSKEGYWADWFATHPPMVKRISALRQMAYLQAHPQAQ, encoded by the coding sequence ATGAATCTCTTCGATCAGCAGAAATCCAACCGCCGGAAGACGTGGTTCATCATGGCCGTCTTCGTGGGATTCCTGCTGCTCCTCGGGGCGGGCTTCGACCTGTTCGTCCTCGGCCAGAACGGCGTGCCGATCCCATTCGGCGCGCTCGCGGCGCTCGGCGTCGGCGGCGCCAGCGCCTGGACCGGCTACCTGCACGGCGACCGCGCCGTGCTGCTGTCGTCCGGCGCCGTGCCGATCGAACAGGCCGCTGCGGCGCTGGAGTGGCCGGACGGGCCACTGAAGCTGAAACAGTACGAAAACATCGTCGAGGAGATGGCGATTGCCTCCGGCCTGCCGAAGCCGGCGGTCTACGTCATTCCCGATCCCGACCCGAACGCGTTCGCGACCGGGCGCGATCCGGAGCACGCCTCGCTGGCCGTCACCCGCGGCCTGCTGGACATGCTGAACCGCGAGCAGCTTCAAGGGGTCGTGGGCCACGAGATGAGCCATGTCCGGAATTACGACATCCGGCTCATGACCATCATCGCGGCGCTGGTGGGCGCGATCGCGTTGATTGCCGACTGGACCGGGCGCGCGATGCGTCACGGCTTCGGCGGCGGCGGGGGTCGGCGTGGAGGCAAGGGCAAGGGAAATGCGGCGGGCCTCGTGTTGCTGGCGATCTGGATCGTCGCCCTCCTCGTCGCGCCGTTCGTCTCGCGCCTGCTCGCCCTGTCCGTCTCGCGGCGCCGCGAATATCTCGCCGACGCCTCGTCCGCGGAGTTGACGCGCAATCCGGTCGCGCTCGCCGAAGCGCTGCAGAAAATCGAGTACGCCGCCGGGCCGACCAAGGCCATCAAGCAGGGCAGCGCCCACCTGTGCATCGCCGATCCGCTCGGTCGCGCGGTGACGTCGAAGGAAGGCTACTGGGCGGACTGGTTCGCCACGCACCCGCCGATGGTCAAGCGCATTTCCGCGCTGCGGCAGATGGCCTACCTGCAGGCGCATCCGCAGGCTCAGTGA